The following coding sequences lie in one Aspergillus luchuensis IFO 4308 DNA, chromosome 8, nearly complete sequence genomic window:
- a CDS encoding FAM50/XAP5 family protein (COG:S;~EggNog:ENOG410PGV7;~InterPro:IPR007005;~PFAM:PF04921;~go_component: GO:0005634 - nucleus [Evidence IEA]), protein MSQSEQPSHSSTPRSFTSQTASAEDLLKSQTVGLVHLSDFRKRRAEVLEQKEREAHDKSLGRFTSRSATPSTGEVTDGNSTPRSEGPPKKKKKKPIAKSKLSFGDDDEEEENDSTADAVATPRDSSVPRSASRTPVDDSSAPSSRRITPNPNAPPPPKAMTKAALKAEAEARDALRKEFLAMQEAVKNTEILIPFIFFDGTNIPAGTVRVKKGDPVWLFLDRCRKVGAELGVGGNSGASKARKDNRREWARVSVDDLMLVKGEIIVPHHYELYYFIANSVPDFTKAGGLLFDYSNKPPPAPSTDDPLSRPESSQLEGADKDPSLTKVVDRRWYERNKHIFPASLWRVYEPGPEFEEKMRTTRRDASGNTFFF, encoded by the exons ATGTCACAATCCGAACAGCCGAGCCATAGCTCGACTCCACGCTCGTTTACCAGCCAGACTGCGTCAGCAGAAGATCTGCTCAAGTCGCAGACAGTTGGTCTCGTCCATCTTTCCGACTTTCGCAAACGTCGCGCCGAGGTTTTAGAGCAAAAAGAACGCGAAGCTCATGACAAATCCCTAGGGAGATTCACCTCCAGAAGTGCAACTCCATCTACCGGTGAAGTGACTGACGG TAACTCGACGCCACGAAGCGAGGGCccgccaaagaagaagaaaaagaagccTATCGCCAAGAGCAAGCTTTCATtcggcgatgacgatgaggaggaagagaacgaTAGCACCGCCGATGCAGTCGCAACGCCGCGGGACTCGAGTGTCCCGCGTTCTGCTTCCAGAACTCCTGTTGACGATAGCTCTGCGCCGTCATCACGCCGCATAACACCAAACCCAAATGCCCCGCCTCCTCCCAAAGCAATGACGAAAGCCGCCTtgaaggcagaggcagaggcacGGGATGCGCTCCGCAAGGAGTTCCTTGCCATGCAGGAAGCTGTGAAGAATACCGAGATATTGATCCCCTTTATATTCTTCGATGGGACCAACATCCCAGCGGGAACTGTCAGGGTCAAGAAAGGTGACCCTGTTTGGTTGTTCTTGGACCGATGCCGAAAGGTTGGAGCAGAattgggtgttggtggtaaCAGCGGAGCATCCAAGGCTCGCAAAGATAATCGTCGCGAATGGGCTCGAGTTAGTGTTGATGACCTAATGTTGGTCAAAGGAGAAATCATCGTTCCACAT CATTACGAACTCTATTATTTCATCGCCAACAGTGTACCCGACTTCACCAAAGCGGGTGGTCTGTTGTTCGATTATTCCAACAAACCACCCCCGGCACCTTCGACAGATGATCCTTTATCGCGCCCGGAAAGCAGCCAACTAGAGGGAGCTGATAAAGATCCATCTTTAACCAAGGTGGTTGATAGACGGTGGTATGAGCGGAACAAACACATCTTTCCGGCCAGTCTTTGGCGAGTATATGAACCAGGGCCTGAgtttgaggagaagatgcggaCGACAAGGCGTGATGCTTCTGGAaatactttctttttctga